ACAAAAAAGTTGGTGTCAGCTTCAATCTGGTGGAGAGTGTGATCGAAATAAAGCGTTTTTAGATCATTCAGTATCTCGGCGGCGCGCTCTTTGAGGCGCGCCGCTGTCAGACGATCGGTCCACATATCATCCGGCAGAGAAATGACAATTGACGGATATTCTTTGACGCGGTCAGATGAAGATACAGGGATGAGGGGCTGCGGGGTACGCCACAGAATTGCGTGCCGCATATTCCAGGTTACGAATTGGTCGGCGTTCATGGCGCGAGCTTTGGCAGCGGCTGCTTCGAGGAGTTCGGGGTCATCGGCGCGGGTTGCAGGGGTTTTGAGTTCCCAGCCGCAGAAACCTTGCTTGGCAGAGCGATCCAACCATATCTGTACATCAGGGAATTTGGTGGTCTCACCGACTGTTCTGATTGAGGTCTCACCGGTAACATCTTTGAATGGGTAAGTACCGGTGGAAATGAATTCATTTAGCCAAGAGACTACCTGGCTGCTGAATTCACGCTCGTTGGATTTAACGTCTGGCATGATTCCAAACATTATAGCGGGTCAGAGGAAGAAGGCAAGGAAAATATGAGGAGATGTGGAACGAGGCTGGCGACCCTCGCTGCTTGCCCGGCATGCTATAATCATCTAAGGAATCGAAGGCAAGATGAATTTAGTCGGCATTCTCCTCATAATCTTGGGCATCGCCCTTTTTATCGCTGAGTTTTTTACTTCAGGCTACGCCCTTTTTGGGGCTGCCGGGCTTTTTGCCCTGATCCTGGGGTTGATCCTGATCTTCGATTTTGCCGTTCCATCCTGGGTTACAGTCACATTGTTCATCCTTATCCTTGTTTTTGCCGCCACGGCAACGGTACTCGTTTTCCGCCGGGTAGCGGAAGCCCAACGCCAAAAGGTGGCAACCGGCCACGAGGAACTCATCGGCAAGACGGCTGAGGTGCGATCCGAATTAAATCCATCGGGGACAGTGTTCATTGAAGGCGAAATCTGGTCAGCGCAGATTAAAGAAGGCAAAGCCGCGGCGGGGGACAAGGTGATCGTAACCGGAATCGACGGTTTAAAACTCTACGTTTCCAAAACGGTTAAGGAGGAGGAAAAATGCCCGAATCAACCATTAACGCCCTAATTCCCTGGCTCATTGTCCTGTTGGCCCTTATAGTTTTGCTGGCAATGTCGGTCAGGGTCGTTGCCGAATACGAACGCGGTGTCATCTTCCGTTTGGGACGCCTGGTCGGCGCCAAGGGGCCGGGTATTTTCCTTCTTATCCCGTTCATCGACCGCATGGTTAAAATGGACCTTCGCGTTGTCGTCATGGATGTGCCCGCTCAAGAAGTCATTACCCGCGATAATGTTACGGTACGCGTCAATGCCGTAATTTACTTCCGCGTGGTTGACCCCCAGGCAGCGGTGGTGAAAGTTGCCGACCACATCCGGGCCACCAGCCAGATAGCCCAGACAACCCTGCGAAACGTCCTTGGCCAGTCCGAACTTGATGAGCTGCTGGCTAACCGAGAGAAACTAAACGACATTCTGCAGGACATAATAGACAAGCAGACCGACCCCTGGGGCATCAAGGTTTCCACCGTCGAAATCAAAGAAGTGGAACTGCCGGAGACAATGCGCCGTTCGATGGCCGCCCAGGCCGAAGCCGAACGGGAACGCCGCGCTAAAATCATTCACGCTCAAG
This is a stretch of genomic DNA from Dehalogenimonas etheniformans. It encodes these proteins:
- a CDS encoding NfeD family protein: MNLVGILLIILGIALFIAEFFTSGYALFGAAGLFALILGLILIFDFAVPSWVTVTLFILILVFAATATVLVFRRVAEAQRQKVATGHEELIGKTAEVRSELNPSGTVFIEGEIWSAQIKEGKAAAGDKVIVTGIDGLKLYVSKTVKEEEKCPNQPLTP
- a CDS encoding slipin family protein, with amino-acid sequence MPESTINALIPWLIVLLALIVLLAMSVRVVAEYERGVIFRLGRLVGAKGPGIFLLIPFIDRMVKMDLRVVVMDVPAQEVITRDNVTVRVNAVIYFRVVDPQAAVVKVADHIRATSQIAQTTLRNVLGQSELDELLANREKLNDILQDIIDKQTDPWGIKVSTVEIKEVELPETMRRSMAAQAEAERERRAKIIHAQGEFEASTKLAMAADVIAKEPVTLQLRYLQTLTEIASERNSTVIFPVPIDLISMFMKKFGGDSKKDEKQG